The genomic stretch aggcggccgctagctagcgagctaacccgttagctttgaatttatttaggaagtatcacttgtatttcaattgCATTTCAGTATGTTTGACTGATAATTAGTATACCAGGaaacattgatcatttattaatgaatttctGACCTGATAATTAGTATACCAGGaaacattgatcatttattaatgaatttctgaaaaaacacaatatagcgactgagcgataatcgaaccgcaatatagcgaggaACAACTATAGTTCATTTTCTGCCACGGAGGCGAGGATTATTAACTAAGAGGAGCGTCCCAGCACAGTGAAAGCACATAGATTGGAACCttagttagcgtcattaatccgctccaggtctgactctaaccgaatcaatttttcccataagtaatgtaaatccaattaatttgttgcagaaagccaaaaatgttaacacaacatatttttaccgttttacaataatagatttacatgcagaaaacgatttgaaatgcatatagtAGTTAATAGTTAAATAGTTACTTTTAAGGTTATGTTTGATGACGTCATTgttgacatgactgttcccaaagagaCGAGGTGGCAGCGAGATAAACACGGACAccgcctttgtgttttgccatcaatgttacaatgccatctacaAGACGGAGGTGTGACGACACTCCATTCAGTTCAGACAGAACAATATattgtgaatgtgagtgaagGTGAGCAAATGGGGCCAAATcttaaacaaaacaattaaatagACAGTGCCAAGTAGGTGTGGTGGTCAATTTTTATTTATGGCGACCTgccacattgtgaaaatgtgaatgaaGCATATGATCACTTTCGAAATATTTATGTGAAGCTCTACGGTAAGCACTGTCCATTAAGAGAATTGTCTAATAAGCAAAAGAAGATAAATCAACTGTGGATGACAAAGGGTTTGCAAAAATGGTTGTGAGAAGAAAAACGCATTATATAGGAAATTCATGATACAAAAAATctaaagaagcagaaacaaAGACgtataaaaacaagttaacaaatattttaagaGTGTGTAAGAGAGAAAATTATAGCAAATTATAAGACTAGAATAAAAACATTAGGGCAACTAGGGGCATCGTAAACAGTATCATCAGGATTGGATCCAAGAAAGTAGATTACCATCAATATTTTATAGACGGAAATGCTAAAAGTGAGGATATGAACAAGGTAGTTGAAAAGTtcaataaatactaaaatattggaCCAAATCTGGAAGAAATTATCCCAAATTACTTGTCAGTGGCAGAAGGGAATTAAAGTACAGATGAGAATCCCAACTCCATTTTCCTcacagacaaaaaaagagaTAAGCGATATTGccaacaaatgtaaagcaaaaacatcaactgatagCAATgaaatggaaacgataaaaCTAGTTTCCAAAGTCTAACGAGACTGCGGAACCATTGTTGTACAGCAgtagtttatcatttcagcctgacatactgtatttccaaaCAAAAGGAAAATAGCTAAAGCTGTACCAATTTTCAAaactggagacaaacatcaattcactAACGATGACCAGTTTCTtgccacaattttctaaaatcttTGAATATCTATTCAACAAGAGGTCAGggacatttataaataagaatgaattactcactGAGGAAATaactgaggaaattaccaacgctatagaTCGCAGAgagtgcgcagctgcagtatttatggatttaacaaaagcatttgatacaataaatgaacaaactacAATGGTATGGAAGAGTGGATAGTTAATTTTGAACTGGGTAAAAAAAGCTGCTTGGCAAACAGGAtccaatatgtgaagctaggagaatgtACATTTGCAAGCTTAAATATATTTGGCGgcataccccaggggtcaatactgggaccaaaactgtttaacctATATATATAAATGGCATCTGTAAATTCACAGAAGACTACAATGgggaaataacaataaaagtacacttcactcactaacaactataaaaaaaaaaggtcacttaGGATAATCTACAACGCTGGTtagagagaacacacaaacccttttATTCCTAAAACCCCAGTTATTAAAATTTGTTGACCTGGTACACTTTGAAACAGCTAAGATTATACATAAAGCAAAaaaacctgctacccaaaaccataatacaattcttctcatcaagagaggagaaatatgatcttaggaacAAAATTAACTTAAAACCCTTATACGTGAACAACgataaaaaccttcagcatatcagtatgtggaatcaaattgtAGAACAAATTGaataaagaactcaaacaatggactaaaatgagccatttgaaGGAACAGTACAATCAGTTGACGTTTACGAAgtataaggaagaagaatctTGAACCATAGGGAAATACCTGTACACTgctatgtcatatgacaacCACACTTACTCCTTATTCTCCATTTTTGTTATACGACTATCTGAAGTGTTACATTGTTTGTACTCAATCATCTAACaacgtacagtatgtgacaaCTACtaacttctactactactactttttcaTGAGTGctgtataatttatttatattgcctTACAAACCTCAACTTCATTTTAACGCATTGTTATATTGCTTCTTATGTTATTTCAGAACTCGTAAAAGGCACATGTGGaataggaagtgaacaaatatattagcaattgatgtgaaaggAAGAGGGGGGTAGGACTGAATATAAGCTCTTATTCGTTCTACTCCTTTTGGGTTTGtgaaactgtgaattgtaatatgtgatttATACCAAGGTAatgtatgttcaaataaaatgaaaccattacatATGTATGAGTCATTTTTCcaccaattaagtgaaattggataaTTTCCCGCAGCACACCTGATGATCTCGCACGGCACACAAATGTGCCACAACACAGTGGTTGGCAATGACTGGTGTGAATGAACAGATGTTATCGGTGTCATCTGTCAGCTTACGCTGCAGACTCATTGGGACATGGCCATGTAGAATTTTTATCTACATTTGTGATTCTGATCTGAGGATATCCCAGTTTATTCATGTTTTCCGTCTTTACGCTGCCGTGATGCATATCTGAGGTGGAAGGAAAGAAATGGTGTCACACTTTGTGTAAATCCAACATAAATTGCCCTTAAGTGTGGATGTAAGTGTGTGTGGTTGTCCATGTGTGTGAGCCCAGTGACTGTCaaacagtccagggtgaaccTGCCCAAACGTAGATGGATTGATGGCCTAAGATTTGTGACTTTCCTCCAAGGAGCCAAACTGTATGACCCCTGAAGTGCTCTGGCTTCACACTTTGAGGGATGTCCACTCATCTTGTTGTCTTTACTGTTGACTGTAACCTGCTTGTCTTGCAGATTGTGTGTTAATTGCTATTTGGGTCACAGTGTGGAACACATCTAAAAATAGATGTCATGGGTATGTCCTGCATTTGGTCTGTTGTGCCATTCTCTCACGTTTCTCCCTGGATCACTTCAGAGCCTTGGCAGCACTCCCTTAGCCTTGCCAGATACATCTACTAAGTTAAAACTAGGGCAGTGTAATCCAGAAACCCTGAAGTAAATCCCTATGTGAGGTTTACGAATTCAACTACTGTCAGATTGAGAGGGGTGTTATATAAACGGTCATTCCCGTTTAAACTGTGCtgattttaaaagtaaaaaatgaatGGTATGTATGTGCTTTAGAGAAAGGCAATGCCCACACTTACGTACATTGATAttaaaatgtgtccccactCCAACAGTGGTATGTATGAAAATTAGGGCTTAACAATTAATTGCATTTACTATTACCACGAGATGTAAGTTTCTAATCTTAACGACATGTTTATAAGTGATGGATTACTTGTTTTGTCTTGGGTCTCTCTGTTTAAGTCCCGATGTCAatatgtatgtgtgcatgttaaAGCAAATAATTGTTGTCAAAATTGTATTTTCCTTTAGTTAATTATGCCGTATGTTCAATATCATGAATTGTGATTACTTGAACACAAGTCACTCTACTGGAAGTAGCCTCTGAGTAATAAGCATTTGGCCTTCATTAAATctataaatctttttttaaaaatatgtgcgGAAAAAGTAGAGAAGTTCAATGAAAAGTAGGCTTGTTAAGTCAGCATTAGTAATGTATTGTTTTggcattgtctttttttaagtacaattctgcagtttgtttgtttgggttaaTTTACAGTACTTCAAAAGTAATGCAGGAATTGTGTAATGCATTTTGTCATCACTAATTACTTTCAAATGACAGTAACTAACTGCTGTTGTTGGTATGCTGTCATATGTGGGTTTGTGTCCTGGTATGATGTTTGGTTGTTGGCTTATTGTGTTCCGATTAGATTATATATACTTTTAGCAAATAGGATTTGGACTAGGGACTACAGATGAAAAAATAGCCTTTTAGCAAATTGTGGCATATTGGCAGACATGtttattaactctttcaatcccagccatttttcaaaagacagccccttcagtaccggccatctTAGatgttgactgatctttcaagacacacacaatattatgttctatggctatataaacatggaacctaccaaaaccaTGATTAGACTACCGTCtttcttcagaaaaaaaaagttggtttctacctttttccgttctttactaATCAGctgaacataggtaagtttcaggaaaatatcagttgccgagtaaaaaagggagaaaaactgttttttgtgaaaagatacatttcaatcataactttcactttgacacaaatatgtagTTTTTGTGGCAGGTCAAGTatctaaacaacacaaaaagggttgttttacatcaaaataacgatttatttacaaatgatttacaaatataatgaactatttacaattttcacatgaaCTGTGTACACGCGCatctgtgcgtgtgcatgcattaaaatttccttaCAATGCgtcaccttctgcacgctacactcctccacgtgtgtctacttcctccttgctgtcgtattttttgttccattcaaattcacatgccgagctcttgtcaaatgcacctctgccaccttgtggccgtttttatggcttaaaactgctctaaaagtgacatctgaTAGTGTGCGGTTGtgtcatcgcctctttttgtCTCTCACGCAAAATAACTTAAAAGACATCTTTaggatcgggcgtttgggtttagaaaaacataaatacatctttgggaatAAATTggttaatatatactgtatttgtaagtaaataactaaatatcaAATATATTACAAGTAACCTGTGCATGACATTATGCAAGACCTCAGTTCAAACAGCAGATTTTGTATGACTAAATGGGgtttgctgtattttctttttttttttttttttttttttagaatgtgcaatCATTGCAATTACATTGCagtaattttgttttttaatctgcagctcattattttttcccttctttttcCAGAGAATGTAATTGAGGAAAACCAAATGACCTCCGTCTCTCTACCCAGCCTGATGACTCCAACCTCAATGGTTGGCATGTCCCTGGGCCTGGAGATGCCCCGGAAACGAAAGGGCAGTGTGGACAACCAGTACGTATGAGTGTGTTTGCCTTTGATTAAACTCTGCTAAAAAccaataaatccaattaaattGCCTTTAttgatgctgctgttttttttacttaggGAAACAAAATTGGCATTGTTCACAAGTGACTATATGGATGAGGACCAAAATGGGTAGGTGCTGTTTTCTGGAAAACAGCTGAATTGCGCATTCCAAATAACTATATTTGGCAACACCCACTGTCTTTAAatggatagttcggatttttttgacatgaagttgtatgacatccccatcagcagtgtattaCACCCAAAGTGACTTACCCgcccaattggtcccgtgagttcacttctggtcggagatccgtgatgaggaacgtagttcctcTTAATTGCTGAGTCTGGCTGCTCAAAAAaaaatgcgttcaaaagagtaatagatttgcattaaaaaaaaaactaaaaaaaaatcagacctcacaaatcgctctgcgttatatttgtctcccgccatatTCCTGAGCAATGttgcctgtccattcttgtgtatgtgatgaagacgctcgcatcttcttcctcggtggaacacacacgtaaacaagatggccgcagcgCTCCGTCATGGAGGAAGATGCCAGCGTATTATTCTTTCGAAGGcatttttttgagaagccaaactctttacttaaatggccccagcaactaagtggaactatgttcctcgtcacggatctacgaccagaactggactgacAGGACCCAgtttggggggtaagtcactattGGTGTAATatactgctgatgggaatgtcatacaacttcatgtcaaataaTCCTAACTATTCCTTTAACAATGCAACGCAGTTGaggatgtttttcttttctacAGTTCAGATGAAGAGGACCAACATGccaaaatgaaatgtttcagGTAATAGAATCTCTCAACATAACATAAATATTGAATTAATTAGCTGTACTGgtcgaggggaaaaaaaacattcatttgaaTCATCATTATCTTTTTGCAGGGAACCACACAGCCAAATTGAGAAGAGAAGACGAGACAAAATGAACACGCTGATTGACAAGCTGTCAGCCATGATTCCAACATGTAACCCTATGTCTCGTAAACTGGACAAACTCACTGTGCTCAGAATGGCCGTGCAGCACCTCAAATCCCTCAAAGGTACCAGACCAGCAGGAAAGACAACTACAGCTAATGATTTTGCCGAATTACCGATTCAGTGAACCAGAGAAAATTCTGATTCATTGTATTGTCGAAGTTTTGGCGGTAATGCTGTATAAACTTCTCGACAATAGCTACGTGAAACTCACATTTTGAAACCTCACACGTTTTAGGTTCCTCAAGCTCTTTTTCCGAACTTAACTACAAACCATCATTCCTGCCTGACGAGGAGCTCAAACACCTGGTCCTAAAGGTAACAATACCTGTTGTCTGACTTTATTTGCACAAATCTGCCATGTTCAATCATTTAATtgagaggcttttttttttttttttttaaagatttctcACTGGCATTTTACTGTTATCAGACTAGCACATCAGATGCTTCCTATTCTCTCTCTTTGTTGTCGTGCAGGCTGCAGATGGCTTCCTGTTTGTAGTTGGCTGCGATCGGGGgaaaattgtttttgtctctgAGTCCGTCACGAAGATATTAAATTATAGTCGGGTAAcacttattttgttgttgttgttttttttttttgtttgtttttttttttgctgtatcTGCAGCAACACTGTTCATGTTTCAAAAGACCAAATGGGATATATCTTGATATAGAGAGATCTTTTTTTCCAATAGATGCTATCAAACTTTGAATTATCCATCCCTTTCTTTCACATTTTGCCTGATTTGTGCCATGTAATTTACTAGTGTGCTCCGGTGTCCAAAATCAAATGTACTTTGTTGTTATCATTTATAACTTAGCAACTGTATGATTTAGTATTTTTGAACAAACTGTTTGTGTTGGTCAGTTTGATAATCTTTGTCTTCTCCTTACAGGCAGAGCTGATTGGCCAGAGCTTCTTTGATTATGTCCACCCTAAAGACATGGGAAAAGTGAAGGAACAGCTGTCAGCATCTGAACTGTACCCTCGTGAACGACTGATAGATGCTAAAAGTATAGCaattatttgtttgtttcttagtttgtgtgtgtggtggagCACATGTAATGGTATTGTCGTGTCCATAGCTGGTCTGCAAGTCCAGGCTGACCTCCCAGTCGGCGCAACACGACTGTGTTCAGGCGCACGACGCTCTTTCTTCTGCCGtatgaaatgcaacaaaatatcCGTCAAAGTTGAGGAGAAGGAACTTCAGGCCAGCACCTCCAAAAAGAAAGGTAGTTAAATAATTTTGGGATCCATTTTGGGCAGCCAGGGTGAAGTAATTACAGTGGTATTTATAGGGCTCAGTCACATCAAAAATGATCTTTCTTTCCATATGAAGCAGGTTGAAGATCCTGATCTTTTATACAATAATTGTAATCAGAAAAAGACCTTAACTTAAACAAgcccaagaaaaaaataaggggTTTGGAAACCAAACCACCAATTGTGTTTGGTTCCTATTGATTTGGTTCATCTAAGGTCTAAtcgattacttgattaatcaaaacaacaaactaTAGATTGATCAGCTAAGAAAATAGTCGttagttagttgcagcccttcgtagtttaatttatatttgtgtgtgcCTACAGAATCGCAAAAGTACTGCACAGTTCATTGTACAGGCTACATGCGCAGCTGGCCCTCCAGTCAGCTGGAAGCAGAGGGCGAGTGCGATGCAGAGAAGCAAGAGAGCTCCCACTTCAGCTGTCTGGTTGCTGTGGGGCGCATCCACTCCCACTCATCTCCTCAAGTCAACGGAGATTTCCGGGTCAAACCCACAGAGTTCATCACACGTTATGCCATGGATGGCAAGTTCACCTTTGTCGATCAAAGGTAAAATTGTGATTGTAGATTATATACTGAATTTAGTATTATCAGTGTGAGGTATATTACCTGAGAAAAGTACTTTAGTTACTACTTGCTGTCCCAAAAAAAGCTATTGCATTAGTAACGGAAtcactccttcataaatgtaattgattaccagggaaagtaatttttttgttgttgttgttggaaaaACTTTCATATACTGTTTATAAAATCTTTTGGATTTATCTTTGTGGGAGCGTATGCCGAGGAGCAAAGTGACTTGCAATCCTCTACCAAAGCGAGGGGGCAGCATCGAATTCTCTTAAAGATGTGACGTTCGTGAACAAGCCGAGTCTTTTGAACGGTTCTTTTAAGTGGAGAATGACAACCGATTCCCATTTGCACATGAGGACGTTCTGATATCTTATATTCTTACATCTGCAAATAGGTTGCCATCGTTCACCTGAAGAGACGTGCAAACAATTCGACCCATTCGTAACATCTCTATGAGTGAGCCGGTGATAGCCGCTGTTCGATATCTGTGCATAATAAAACACCACATCTCACACTGGTAATGGTAACAGCATTGTAACCTTTGAAATGGTAATTAATTAGATTCCAGTAATGGAGTTACTGCATCGTGTCCCAATTATAGCTAAGAGACTGTTCAGTGTTCACCGTGAAACATTTAAAAGGTGTATTTATACCCAATTCTGTCATATTGATGCTCTTTTCACAGAGCAACAACCATTCTTGGTTATCTTCCCCAAGAGTTGCTTGGGACTTCATGCTATGAGTACTTCCATCAAGATGACTTACCACATTTAGCTGACCGACATCGAAAAGGTAAGTTTATGTGTAAGcctatatattttgttttgttatgggatttttttttccccctaattGTGGAGGCCTCTTCAACTGAGCTTGGACCTCTGAGATCGGATCCTATAGCATCTATCCAATGTTGACTGTTCTCTTTTTCAGTGCTGCGGAGTAAAGAGAAAATCGAGACAAATTGCtacaaatttaaaacaaaatatggCTCTTTTGTCACACTGCAAAGTCAGTGGTTTAGTTTTGTAAACCCCTGGACCAAAGAAGTTGAATATATTGTGTCAACTAACACAGTCATATCGTAAGTAGATGCTTTAcagattatttaattttattctgtCTGTTtgtaatatatgtatattgtaAAAGGTATCCCTTTTCTCTCACTGCAGGCATGATCACAGTCGAAAAAGCCAGTCAGGAAACAAGACTGAACAGTCAAGCGCTTCTAAGGCTTCAGGAGGTCAATTAAAATGAGTTACTATAAACATAttataaacacaacacagatAATTTGGGCTTTTTAGCCttaaaagtttaattttttttaaaaattttttttagaagATGGAAAGAAGTCTCTTCCAGTTATACCAGGCATCTCTACCACACCTATGGTATATGCCGGAAGCATCGGGACCCAGATTGCCAATGAGCTGCTGGACTTCCACAGGTGGGACATTAAAACAGTGAATGTGTACTTAATCTCTGGGAGGTTTCCTTTTAGGTTAGGGCTGCATAAAAGATAGGGGGGGGAAATGCAATCTTAATTCACACAAACATGGCATCGTATTTCTAAATAACGATTCTTTAAAATTTTACTTAATGAGTTACAAACGGTGCCATTTTACTCCAGAATCACGTTGGAATGACGACAGAGGCGTCCTTCTCACTCTCCCTGTGTCCCCAGCAAGTCTCGCTAGCCAGAGCCAGTTGGCTCTG from Dunckerocampus dactyliophorus isolate RoL2022-P2 chromosome 5, RoL_Ddac_1.1, whole genome shotgun sequence encodes the following:
- the bmal2 gene encoding aryl hydrocarbon receptor nuclear translocator-like protein 2 isoform X1, producing the protein MAARNTAAGGGDRTEGERGENVIEENQMTSVSLPSLMTPTSMVGMSLGLEMPRKRKGSVDNQETKLALFTSDYMDEDQNGSDEEDQHAKMKCFREPHSQIEKRRRDKMNTLIDKLSAMIPTCNPMSRKLDKLTVLRMAVQHLKSLKGSSSSFSELNYKPSFLPDEELKHLVLKAADGFLFVVGCDRGKIVFVSESVTKILNYSRAELIGQSFFDYVHPKDMGKVKEQLSASELYPRERLIDAKTGLQVQADLPVGATRLCSGARRSFFCRMKCNKISVKVEEKELQASTSKKKESQKYCTVHCTGYMRSWPSSQLEAEGECDAEKQESSHFSCLVAVGRIHSHSSPQVNGDFRVKPTEFITRYAMDGKFTFVDQRATTILGYLPQELLGTSCYEYFHQDDLPHLADRHRKVLRSKEKIETNCYKFKTKYGSFVTLQSQWFSFVNPWTKEVEYIVSTNTVISHDHSRKSQSGNKTEQSSASKASGEDGKKSLPVIPGISTTPMVYAGSIGTQIANELLDFHRMHSSPSSGNVSPFSLPQDKSLLTNHDQVSNNVPNGEATEMEIPEKSSSEEDPQGALFPGGETLMGENSQLDLDSVVEPGLGSLTNDEAAMAVIMRLLETDSNLGEAGDFEDMHWSL
- the bmal2 gene encoding aryl hydrocarbon receptor nuclear translocator-like protein 2 isoform X2, producing the protein MAARNTAAGGGDRTEGERGENVIEENQMTSVSLPSLMTPTSMVGMSLGLEMPRKRKGSVDNQETKLALFTSDYMDEDQNGSDEEDQHAKMKCFREPHSQIEKRRRDKMNTLIDKLSAMIPTCNPMSRKLDKLTVLRMAVQHLKSLKGSSSSFSELNYKPSFLPDEELKHLVLKAELIGQSFFDYVHPKDMGKVKEQLSASELYPRERLIDAKTGLQVQADLPVGATRLCSGARRSFFCRMKCNKISVKVEEKELQASTSKKKESQKYCTVHCTGYMRSWPSSQLEAEGECDAEKQESSHFSCLVAVGRIHSHSSPQVNGDFRVKPTEFITRYAMDGKFTFVDQRATTILGYLPQELLGTSCYEYFHQDDLPHLADRHRKVLRSKEKIETNCYKFKTKYGSFVTLQSQWFSFVNPWTKEVEYIVSTNTVISHDHSRKSQSGNKTEQSSASKASGEDGKKSLPVIPGISTTPMVYAGSIGTQIANELLDFHRMHSSPSSGNVSPFSLPQDKSLLTNHDQVSNNVPNGEATEMEIPEKSSSEEDPQGALFPGGETLMGENSQLDLDSVVEPGLGSLTNDEAAMAVIMRLLETDSNLGEAGDFEDMHWSL